In Carboxydocella sporoproducens DSM 16521, the genomic stretch GAATGAACACAGTGATGCTGCCGGGGCAGGCTCCTATACCGGCGGTCTGGATTTTGACGAAAATGCTGGCTATACCGAAGATGTAGACCATATTCCCTATGACCGGGAAGATGGGGTGATCTGGGGTCAAACTCCCGGAGATGAAGAATAAATTGCTCTTGACGCCAGTGGATTTTCCCCCTTAAGATATTGACTAAGAATAATTTTAGGGGGAAAATTTGTGCAGGAAGTATTGCTGAATGTGATAAAAAGCTCAATCAATGAAATTTTAGCCGGTATGTATGATGCAGTGCGCATAGTTTGTTGTGCCAGCCATGACCAGTATATATTGACTGCTGATGGGGAACTGAAAAAGCAGGAAATCAGCTGTCATGAATTCTGGCAACGCCCTCACCCCTGCCAGAATTGCGTCGGCCAGCGGTCCAAACATTCCTGTGGGCAGGAGGAAAAGGTGGAAATCTATGAAGATAAAATCTTCCTGGTCGTTGCTATGCCCCTGGCCGGAGGCGAGTATGTGCTGGAAATCATCAAGGACATTTCCCATCTGATCGGTGCCAGAAATGAGATCATCCAGCGCTGTGAACAGCTGCGGGAACAGCTGGAGGTGCTGGCTCGCCAGGCTTATGTGGATAGCCTGACGGGCCTGTGGAACCGCCGCTACCTGGAGGAAAAATTTCCTGAGACCCTGAAAAAGGCCGGTCTAATGGGGAAACAGGTTGCCGTTTTGATGGTGGATATTGATCATTTTAAACAAATTAATGATACATATGGTCATAACTTCGGCGACCGGGTCTTAGAACGGGTGGGACAGATTTTACAACAGGGGATTCGCGGCCGGGATGCGGCAGTGCGTTATGGTGGGGAAGAATTTGTCGTTATTCTTTACGATGTGCCGGCGGAAGTAGCAGTGCGCATTGCCGAAAGGATGCGTAACCAGATTGCAGCCGAGGAGTTTCAGTTCTGTGACCGCCAGGTCCGGGTTACTGTCAGTATCGGTCTGGCTTTCAGTCGGGCAGACAAATCAGCTGAGGACTTGCTGGCCAGTGCTGATCGCCGCCTCTATCTGGCCAAACAACAAGGGCGCAACCGGGTGATCTGGACAGAAGCATAAAACAAGCCAGCCCTCCGCTTGCAGAATTTGCGGAGGGCCCATTTTATGCTTCCGAGCGCTGAATTTTATGCCAGTGATAGAGGTAAACCGGAGTGGCAACACCGAATATAGCCAGGGAGCTGATTAATTCTCTAATTCGATAGTAGCGCTGCCGTTCCTGTTCGAGTTGCAGTTCCTCCTTGCTGGCCTGGGTACTGATAGGATCTTTGTAAACTACCGGAGGAGGTTCGGGGTAAACGATATTGACCACTGCATCCACAACCCGGATGGCACCGATCACCATCATCATCAGGGTAGCAAAAGCGACCAGATATAGATAAATGCGGCGAATGTCCCAGTTGCTCGCCATTGAATTCACACTCCCTTCCTCTCTATTATACTATCAAGTAGCGGAGTTGTAAAAGCTATGATAAAATGAGGAGAGCGAAATTTTTTGGAGGGAAGAGAATGTTCTGGAGGCTTTTAGCGGGCTGGCTGGCCTTGGACCAGTTGACCAAATATCTGGTTTTAAATTATCTGCCGGAAGGCAATTCCATCCCAATCTGGCCGGGGGTGTTTCACCTTACCCATGTTTCTAATCCGGGGGCGGCCTTCGGTTTGATGCCCTTTAAGACGGGCCTGTTTTTGCTGGTGGCTCTGGTGGTAGTGGCTGTTGTCTTATTTTACCTGCCCCGGATTGGACGGGAACAGCTCTGGCTGCGGACTGCGCTGGCCTTGCAGGCAGCTGGTGCTATTGGCAATGCCATTGACCGCCTTAGATTTGGTTATGTAGTGGATTTTCTGGACTTTCAGGTTT encodes the following:
- a CDS encoding GGDEF domain-containing protein — translated: MQEVLLNVIKSSINEILAGMYDAVRIVCCASHDQYILTADGELKKQEISCHEFWQRPHPCQNCVGQRSKHSCGQEEKVEIYEDKIFLVVAMPLAGGEYVLEIIKDISHLIGARNEIIQRCEQLREQLEVLARQAYVDSLTGLWNRRYLEEKFPETLKKAGLMGKQVAVLMVDIDHFKQINDTYGHNFGDRVLERVGQILQQGIRGRDAAVRYGGEEFVVILYDVPAEVAVRIAERMRNQIAAEEFQFCDRQVRVTVSIGLAFSRADKSAEDLLASADRRLYLAKQQGRNRVIWTEA
- a CDS encoding DUF5671 domain-containing protein, which produces MASNWDIRRIYLYLVAFATLMMMVIGAIRVVDAVVNIVYPEPPPVVYKDPISTQASKEELQLEQERQRYYRIRELISSLAIFGVATPVYLYHWHKIQRSEA
- the lspA gene encoding signal peptidase II, giving the protein MFWRLLAGWLALDQLTKYLVLNYLPEGNSIPIWPGVFHLTHVSNPGAAFGLMPFKTGLFLLVALVVVAVVLFYLPRIGREQLWLRTALALQAAGAIGNAIDRLRFGYVVDFLDFQVWPVFNVADIGITVGVGMLIWHLWQQEKKEEVSEHEG